A genomic region of Pongo pygmaeus isolate AG05252 chromosome 7, NHGRI_mPonPyg2-v2.0_pri, whole genome shotgun sequence contains the following coding sequences:
- the LOC129042899 gene encoding ubiquitin-conjugating enzyme E2 H-like: protein MNKIFHPNIDDVSGTACLDVINQTWTALYDLTNIFESFLPQLLAYPNPIDPLNGEDAAMYLRRPEEYKQKIREYIQKYATEQALKEQEEGTRDSSLESSISDFSEDEAQDMEL, encoded by the coding sequence ATGAATAAAATTTTCCATCCCAACATTGATGACGTGTCAGGAACTGCGTGTCTAGATGTAATTAATCAAACTTGGACAGCTCTCTATGATCTTACCAATATATTTGAGTCCTTCCTTCCCCAGTTGTTGGCCTATCCTAACCCCATAGATCCTCTCAATGGTGAAGATGCAGCCATGTACCTCCGAAGACCAGAAGAATACAAGCAGAAAATTAGAGAGTACATCCAGAAATATGCCACGGAGCAGGCGCTGAAAGAGCAGGAAGAGGGTACCAGGGACAGCTCATTGGAGAGCTCTATATCTGACTTTTCCGAAGATGAGGCCCAGGATATGGAGTTGTAG